A genomic region of Halostagnicola larsenii XH-48 contains the following coding sequences:
- a CDS encoding Tm-1-like ATP-binding domain-containing protein produces MSVVIIGTLDTKAEEIGFARDVLKAQGVDVHVVDAGVMGEPGFEPETPASEVADAAGTTLEHLREEAGRGEAMEAMGEGATVIVDRLHEEGILDGVLGLGGSGNTSIATAAMRTLPVGVPTLMVSTMASGDTEPYVGARDITMMYSVADIEGLNQLSRQIISNAALAMVGMVTNDPDTDIEERPTIAMTMFGVTTPCVQAARELLEEKGYETIVFHATGTGGRAMESLVEEGVIDGVLDVTTTEWADELVGGVLSAGPDRLEAAGDEGIPQVVSTGALDMVNFGPRDSVPEEFEGRQFHIHNPQVTLMRTTPEENAELGEIIAEKLNAATGPTALVLPLEGVSALDVEGEDFHDPEADAALFDALRSTLDDDVELLERETDVNDEAFAEVLAETLDEYMRDVD; encoded by the coding sequence ATGAGCGTCGTCATCATCGGGACGCTGGACACGAAAGCGGAGGAGATCGGCTTCGCCAGGGACGTTCTCAAAGCCCAGGGCGTGGACGTCCACGTCGTCGACGCGGGCGTGATGGGCGAACCGGGGTTCGAGCCGGAGACGCCCGCGAGCGAGGTCGCCGATGCGGCGGGGACGACCCTCGAGCACCTCCGCGAGGAGGCCGGCCGCGGCGAGGCGATGGAGGCGATGGGCGAGGGCGCGACCGTTATCGTCGATCGACTCCACGAGGAGGGCATCCTCGATGGCGTCCTCGGACTTGGCGGTTCCGGTAACACCTCGATCGCGACGGCGGCCATGCGGACGCTTCCCGTCGGCGTGCCGACGCTCATGGTTTCGACGATGGCATCGGGCGATACGGAACCGTACGTCGGGGCCCGGGACATCACGATGATGTACTCGGTCGCGGACATAGAGGGGTTGAACCAGCTCTCACGGCAGATTATCTCCAACGCGGCGCTGGCAATGGTGGGCATGGTCACGAACGACCCCGACACCGATATCGAGGAACGGCCGACGATCGCCATGACGATGTTCGGCGTCACGACGCCCTGTGTACAGGCGGCTCGCGAGCTACTAGAGGAGAAAGGATACGAGACGATCGTCTTCCACGCGACCGGAACGGGCGGGCGCGCGATGGAGTCGCTCGTCGAAGAGGGCGTCATCGACGGCGTGCTCGACGTCACGACGACCGAGTGGGCCGACGAACTGGTCGGCGGCGTCCTGAGCGCCGGCCCGGACCGACTCGAGGCGGCGGGAGACGAGGGGATCCCGCAGGTCGTCTCGACGGGCGCGCTCGACATGGTCAACTTCGGACCGCGCGATTCGGTCCCCGAGGAGTTCGAGGGCCGACAATTCCATATCCACAACCCGCAGGTAACGCTCATGCGGACGACGCCCGAAGAGAACGCCGAACTCGGGGAAATCATTGCCGAGAAGCTCAACGCTGCGACCGGACCCACCGCGCTCGTCCTCCCCCTCGAGGGCGTCTCAGCGCTCGACGTCGAGGGCGAGGACTTCCACGATCCCGAGGCTGACGCGGCGCTGTTCGACGCGCTGCGGTCGACGCTCGACGACGACGTCGAACTCCTCGAGAGAGAGACTGACGTCAATGACGAGGCCTTCGCGGAGGTGCTCGCGGAGACGCTCGACGAATACATGCGAGACGTCGATTGA
- a CDS encoding cupin domain-containing protein, with product MSGTHFVEPDDVESLAFDWGVLKWLHTPDVTGGDRFSAGVVKLEPGKGHERHTHPESDEILYVLRGEGRQEVDEETREIAAGELVFVPEGVEHGTVNTGWEPLLLLAVYAPPGPEAQLRELPECEVVPAGELPTAENATSSEVDP from the coding sequence ATGAGTGGGACGCACTTCGTCGAACCGGACGACGTCGAGAGCCTGGCGTTCGACTGGGGCGTCCTCAAGTGGCTGCACACCCCCGACGTCACCGGCGGCGACCGCTTCAGCGCGGGCGTCGTGAAGCTCGAGCCGGGAAAGGGCCACGAGCGACACACGCACCCCGAGAGCGACGAGATCCTCTACGTTCTTCGCGGAGAGGGAAGACAGGAAGTCGACGAGGAGACCCGCGAGATCGCAGCCGGCGAACTGGTGTTCGTTCCGGAGGGTGTCGAACACGGGACGGTGAACACCGGCTGGGAGCCGCTGCTCCTCCTCGCGGTCTACGCGCCGCCGGGACCGGAAGCGCAACTGCGGGAGCTGCCGGAGTGTGAGGTCGTCCCCGCCGGCGAATTGCCGACCGCGGAAAACGCCACCTCGAGCGAAGTAGACCCATGA
- a CDS encoding phosphoenolpyruvate hydrolase family protein, producing MEFTHDESMRRLEETVSNGEPIVGAGAGTGMSAKFAERGGVDLLIIYNSGRYRMNGRGSLAGLLPYGDANEIVVDMGRQVLPVVEDTPVLAGVNGTDPFRQMDVFIEDLKRRGFSGVQNFPTVGLIDEDSQFRRNLEETGMGYDKEVEMIREAAEQDMLTCPYVFTAEQAREMTEAGADVIVSHMGLTTSGDIGAETALDLDSAADRVQAHHDAATDVNEDVLVICHGGPIAWPDDAEYVLDNTEGVVGFFGASSLERLPTEEAIENQAREFKSMEFRP from the coding sequence ATGGAGTTCACACACGACGAATCGATGCGACGACTCGAGGAGACGGTATCGAACGGCGAACCGATCGTCGGCGCCGGAGCGGGGACGGGAATGTCGGCGAAGTTCGCCGAGCGCGGTGGCGTCGACCTGCTGATCATCTACAATTCGGGCCGGTACCGGATGAACGGCCGCGGCTCGCTTGCGGGCCTGCTGCCGTACGGCGACGCCAACGAGATCGTGGTCGATATGGGGCGGCAGGTGCTGCCGGTCGTGGAGGACACGCCGGTACTGGCGGGCGTGAACGGAACCGATCCGTTCCGACAGATGGACGTCTTCATCGAGGATCTCAAGCGCCGCGGGTTCTCCGGCGTCCAGAATTTCCCCACCGTCGGACTCATCGACGAGGACAGCCAGTTCCGCCGGAACTTAGAGGAGACGGGGATGGGCTACGATAAGGAAGTCGAGATGATCCGGGAGGCCGCCGAGCAGGACATGCTCACGTGCCCGTACGTCTTCACCGCGGAGCAGGCCCGCGAGATGACCGAGGCCGGCGCGGACGTGATCGTCTCGCACATGGGGCTGACGACGTCGGGCGACATCGGCGCCGAAACGGCGCTCGACCTCGACTCGGCGGCCGACCGGGTGCAGGCCCACCACGACGCCGCCACAGACGTGAACGAAGACGTGCTCGTTATCTGCCACGGCGGACCGATCGCCTGGCCGGACGACGCCGAATACGTCCTCGACAACACGGAGGGCGTCGTCGGCTTCTTCGGCGCGTCCAGCCTCGAGCGCTTGCCGACGGAAGAGGCCATCGAGAACCAGGCCCGCGAGTTCAAATCGATGGAGTTCCGACCATGA